In one Candidatus Hepatincola sp. Av genomic region, the following are encoded:
- a CDS encoding Biopolymer transport protein ExbD/TolR, giving the protein MRKSKKNYKSRRIIADINITPFVDVLLILLIIFMVTAPMMSNGFNVNLPKSVRNQLNTGEEHKQILLSIDKKANLYLDEELVSQRTLTKKLQGYNKATTQFFIKADKAVAYNNVIKIMSMLSSMGFVNISLVTDVQ; this is encoded by the coding sequence TTGAGAAAGAGTAAAAAAAATTACAAATCAAGAAGAATTATTGCAGATATTAATATCACTCCTTTTGTTGATGTTTTACTAATTCTGTTAATTATTTTTATGGTTACGGCTCCCATGATGAGTAATGGGTTTAATGTTAATTTACCAAAATCCGTAAGGAACCAATTAAATACTGGGGAAGAGCATAAACAAATACTACTAAGCATAGATAAAAAAGCCAATCTTTATTTAGATGAAGAACTAGTAAGCCAAAGAACTTTAACTAAAAAATTGCAAGGGTATAATAAAGCAACAACCCAGTTTTTTATTAAAGCTGATAAAGCTGTGGCATATAATAATGTAATTAAAATTATGAGTATGTTAAGTTCTATGGGTTTTGTGAATATTTCTTTAGTAACAGATGTTCAATAA